One Kitasatospora sp. NBC_01266 genomic window carries:
- the rimI gene encoding ribosomal protein S18-alanine N-acetyltransferase gives MTAGTRTTRITLRPMRWWDIAPVLELEPRLFPEDAWSAGMYWSELADAHPGGSRHYTVATTEDGSIVGYAGLMAGPAEADVQTIAVDDRYQGRGLGAALLADLVEESVRRGCTELLLEVRIDNFRAQRLYERFGFAPIGIRRGYYQPANVDALVMRRDHRNENETEEDHG, from the coding sequence GTGACCGCGGGCACCCGCACCACCAGGATCACGCTGCGCCCGATGCGCTGGTGGGACATCGCCCCGGTGCTGGAGCTGGAGCCCCGGCTCTTCCCGGAGGACGCCTGGTCGGCCGGGATGTACTGGTCGGAGCTGGCCGACGCGCACCCCGGCGGCAGCCGCCACTACACGGTGGCCACCACCGAGGACGGCAGCATCGTCGGCTACGCCGGCCTGATGGCGGGCCCCGCCGAGGCGGACGTGCAGACCATCGCGGTCGACGACCGCTACCAGGGCCGGGGACTGGGCGCGGCGCTGCTCGCCGACCTGGTCGAGGAGTCCGTCCGGCGCGGCTGCACCGAGCTGCTGCTGGAGGTGCGGATCGACAACTTCCGCGCCCAGCGCCTCTACGAGCGCTTCGGCTTCGCGCCGATCGGCATCCGGCGCGGCTACTACCAGCCGGCCAACGTGGACGCGCTGGTGATGCGCCGCGACCACCGAAACGAGAACGAGACCGAGGAAGACCATGGCTGA
- the tsaB gene encoding tRNA (adenosine(37)-N6)-threonylcarbamoyltransferase complex dimerization subunit type 1 TsaB: protein MLLLAFDTATPAVTAAVHDGAAVLAQTYQVDARRHGELLLPTIVRVLAEAGVDKRELTAIAVGVGPGPYTGLRVGLATAAALGHALDLPVHGVCTLDAIARQARAEGLTGPFTAATDARRKEVYWADYDAAGHRVEGPAVDRPGDLTVRAASVGAGALLYPETFPGAHGPEHLSAGALADFAVTELAAGRELLPPLPLYLRRPDAQVPTGYKAVLPA, encoded by the coding sequence GTGCTGCTGCTCGCGTTCGACACCGCTACCCCCGCCGTCACCGCCGCCGTCCATGACGGCGCGGCCGTCCTGGCGCAGACCTACCAGGTCGACGCCCGGCGCCACGGCGAACTGCTGCTGCCCACGATCGTGCGGGTGCTCGCCGAGGCCGGCGTGGACAAGCGCGAGCTGACCGCGATCGCGGTCGGCGTCGGCCCGGGGCCGTACACCGGGCTGCGGGTGGGCCTGGCCACCGCCGCCGCGCTCGGGCACGCGCTCGACCTGCCGGTGCACGGCGTCTGCACGCTGGACGCGATCGCCCGGCAGGCCCGCGCCGAGGGCCTGACCGGCCCGTTCACGGCGGCCACCGACGCGCGTCGCAAGGAGGTCTACTGGGCCGACTACGACGCGGCGGGGCACCGCGTCGAGGGCCCGGCGGTGGACCGGCCCGGCGACCTGACGGTCCGCGCGGCCTCGGTCGGCGCCGGCGCGCTGCTCTATCCCGAGACCTTCCCCGGCGCGCACGGGCCCGAGCACCTGTCGGCCGGCGCGCTGGCCGACTTCGCGGTCACCGAGCTGGCCGCCGGGCGCGAGCTGCTGCCGCCGCTGCCGCTCTACCTGCGCCGCCCCGACGCCCAGGTCCCCACCGGCTACAAGGCGGTGCTGCCGGCGTGA
- a CDS encoding NAD(P)H-hydrate dehydratase gives MRLAHTVAQVRAAEAELAGQPLMDRAVAGLAATCARLLTRRRGRVYGSRVLVLAGSGDNGGDALFAGARLARRGAAVTAVLLSPERAHQGGLAALRATGSQVTTDQEVGLADFRRADLILDGIVGIGGSGGLRPAAEPYAREPRRGVLVAVDLPSGVDADTGEVGGTALRADLTVTFGTHKPGLLIDPGAEYAGPVQLVPIGLRPPAAPVEALQHAELAALLPRPGAESDKYRRGVVGVLAGSERYPGAALLVVAGALHGGAGAIRYQGRPAEEVVRRHPEVLLTTGRVQSWVVGPGSGDDTAEALDDALASEVPVLVDADALTELARRGPRELAGRRAPTLLTPHAGEAARLLGGGVTADQVAAARLRHARALADRYGATVLLKGSTTVVARPDGTARVNSTGTAWLATAGSGDVLAGLAGALLAAGLPPFDAAPAAAYLHGLAGRLAAGEPQGAPISASELAAALPAAWRDVAQGGQAVPRKGLGD, from the coding sequence ATGCGCCTAGCTCACACCGTCGCACAGGTCCGGGCCGCCGAAGCCGAACTGGCCGGGCAGCCACTGATGGACCGGGCGGTGGCCGGCCTCGCCGCCACCTGCGCCCGGCTGCTGACCCGCCGACGCGGCCGGGTCTACGGGAGCCGGGTGCTGGTGCTCGCCGGCAGCGGCGACAACGGCGGCGACGCGCTCTTCGCCGGCGCCCGGCTGGCCCGGCGCGGGGCGGCGGTCACCGCGGTGCTGCTCAGCCCCGAGCGGGCGCACCAGGGCGGCCTGGCCGCGCTGCGGGCGACGGGCAGCCAGGTGACCACGGACCAGGAAGTCGGCCTGGCCGACTTCCGCCGCGCCGACCTGATCCTGGACGGCATCGTCGGGATCGGCGGCAGCGGGGGGCTGCGGCCGGCCGCCGAGCCGTACGCGCGCGAGCCGCGCCGGGGCGTGCTGGTCGCGGTGGACCTGCCGAGCGGGGTGGACGCCGACACCGGGGAGGTCGGCGGGACGGCGCTGCGCGCCGATCTCACGGTCACCTTCGGCACCCACAAGCCCGGCCTGCTGATCGATCCGGGGGCCGAGTACGCGGGGCCGGTGCAGCTGGTGCCGATCGGCCTGCGCCCGCCCGCCGCGCCCGTCGAGGCCCTGCAGCACGCCGAGCTGGCCGCGCTGCTGCCCCGGCCCGGCGCGGAGAGCGACAAGTACCGGCGCGGCGTGGTCGGCGTGCTGGCCGGCTCCGAGCGCTACCCGGGCGCGGCGCTGCTGGTCGTCGCCGGGGCGCTGCACGGCGGCGCCGGTGCCATCCGCTACCAGGGCCGCCCCGCCGAGGAGGTGGTCCGCCGCCACCCCGAGGTGCTGCTCACCACGGGCCGGGTGCAGTCCTGGGTGGTCGGTCCGGGCTCCGGCGACGACACCGCCGAGGCGCTGGACGACGCGCTGGCCAGTGAGGTGCCGGTGCTGGTGGATGCCGACGCCCTGACCGAGCTGGCCCGGCGCGGCCCGCGGGAGCTGGCCGGGCGGCGGGCGCCCACCCTGCTCACCCCGCACGCCGGCGAGGCCGCCCGGCTGCTCGGCGGCGGGGTGACGGCCGATCAGGTGGCCGCCGCCCGGCTGCGGCACGCCCGCGCGCTGGCCGACCGCTACGGGGCCACCGTGCTGCTCAAGGGCTCGACCACGGTGGTCGCCCGCCCGGACGGCACCGCACGGGTGAACTCCACCGGCACCGCCTGGCTGGCCACCGCCGGCAGCGGCGACGTGCTTGCGGGCCTGGCCGGCGCGCTGCTCGCCGCCGGCCTGCCGCCGTTCGACGCCGCGCCCGCCGCCGCCTACCTGCACGGCCTGGCCGGCCGGCTGGCGGCGGGCGAACCGCAGGGCGCGCCGATCTCCGCGAGCGAGCTGGCCGCCGCCCTGCCGGCCGCCTGGCGCGACGTGGCGCAGGGGGGTCAGGCAGTGCCCAGGAAAGGTCTGGGAGACTGA
- a CDS encoding alpha/beta fold hydrolase — translation MSEESGGGSVSRAGLIGLSLGMAAAGAAAGIAIERLTLGRARQRARERLDAVAPFGSLRGRPRTVAAADGTELYVELDGPEDAPLTVVFSHGYCLNQDVFHFQRAAFRGDLRLVFWDQRSHGRSERSRSYLAGRPASIDQLGGDLGAVIDAVAPSGPLVLVGHSMGGMTVMALADQRPRLFRDRVAGVALIGTTAGQWETVTLGLSPVGTRVWRRLGPGVVKLLGSQVGLVEATRRLGADVSAVFYRRFSFGGDGKDVDPAVARFADQLLDSTPIDVVAEFYPAFAAHEKTAALGALAGLPVLVLAGTEDLLTPVAHSEAIARALPDAELVLVPGAGHLVMLERPEEVDDRLIRLLGRSVPPVV, via the coding sequence GTGAGCGAGGAGTCCGGCGGGGGCTCGGTGAGCCGGGCCGGGCTGATCGGCCTGTCGCTCGGGATGGCCGCCGCCGGGGCCGCGGCGGGCATCGCGATCGAGCGCCTGACGCTGGGCCGGGCCCGCCAGCGCGCCCGCGAGCGGCTGGACGCGGTGGCCCCGTTCGGCTCGCTGCGCGGCCGGCCGCGCACCGTGGCGGCGGCGGACGGCACCGAGCTCTACGTCGAGCTGGACGGCCCCGAGGACGCGCCGCTGACCGTGGTGTTCAGCCACGGCTACTGCCTCAACCAGGACGTCTTCCACTTCCAGCGGGCCGCGTTCCGCGGTGACCTGCGGCTGGTCTTCTGGGACCAGCGCAGCCACGGCCGCTCCGAGCGCTCCCGCTCCTACCTGGCCGGGCGGCCCGCCTCCATCGACCAGCTGGGCGGCGACCTCGGCGCGGTGATCGACGCGGTCGCCCCAAGCGGGCCGCTCGTGCTGGTCGGCCACTCGATGGGCGGGATGACCGTGATGGCGCTGGCCGACCAGCGTCCGCGGCTGTTCCGGGACCGCGTCGCCGGGGTGGCGCTGATCGGCACCACGGCGGGCCAGTGGGAGACGGTGACCCTCGGGCTCTCCCCGGTCGGCACCAGGGTCTGGCGCCGGCTTGGCCCCGGGGTGGTCAAGCTGCTGGGCAGCCAGGTCGGCCTGGTGGAGGCCACCCGGCGGCTGGGCGCCGACGTCAGCGCCGTCTTCTACCGCCGCTTCTCCTTCGGCGGCGACGGCAAGGACGTGGACCCGGCGGTCGCCAGGTTCGCCGACCAACTGCTGGACAGCACCCCGATCGACGTGGTCGCCGAGTTCTACCCCGCCTTCGCCGCGCACGAGAAGACGGCGGCGCTCGGCGCGCTGGCCGGCCTGCCGGTGCTGGTGCTGGCCGGCACCGAGGACCTGCTCACCCCGGTCGCCCACAGCGAGGCGATCGCGCGGGCGCTGCCGGACGCCGAACTGGTGCTGGTCCCCGGCGCGGGCCACCTGGTGATGCTGGAGCGTCCCGAGGAGGTCGACGACCGGCTGATCCGGTTGCTCGGGCGGTCGGTCCCTCCCGTGGTGTGA
- the alr gene encoding alanine racemase, giving the protein MLAEGLRAEAAIDLAALRGNLAALRERAPGADLMAVVKADAYGHGALPCALEALAAGVRWIGTATPEEALALRAAGIAPEQARILCWLWTPGGPWARALRARIDVSISGQWALDELLDAVRATGLPARVHLKADTGLGRNGCQPQEWPDLVDAALRAEAEGLLQVVGVWSHFAAADEPGHPSVQAQQDAFASMLAYAERAGVRPEVRHLANSPATLLLPESHYDLVRTGLAMYGVSPVPELGAPADFGLRPVMSLSARLALVKQVPGGHGVSYGHQYHTPGETTLGLVPVGYADGIPRHASGTGPVQIAGKWRTVAGRVAMDQFVVDLGGDTPPVGEEVLLFGSGERGEPTAEDWARASGTIAYEIVTRIGARVPRRYLGGTGALG; this is encoded by the coding sequence ATGCTCGCCGAGGGACTGCGCGCCGAGGCGGCCATCGACCTGGCCGCGCTGCGCGGCAACCTCGCGGCACTGCGCGAGCGCGCGCCGGGCGCCGACCTGATGGCCGTGGTGAAGGCCGATGCCTACGGGCACGGCGCGCTGCCCTGCGCCCTGGAGGCGCTGGCCGCCGGGGTGCGCTGGATCGGCACCGCCACGCCCGAGGAGGCGCTGGCGCTGCGGGCGGCCGGGATCGCTCCGGAGCAGGCCAGGATCCTGTGCTGGCTGTGGACGCCGGGCGGCCCGTGGGCGCGCGCGCTGCGGGCCCGGATCGACGTCTCGATCAGCGGTCAGTGGGCGCTCGACGAACTGCTCGACGCGGTGCGGGCCACCGGTCTGCCGGCCCGGGTCCACCTGAAGGCCGACACGGGGCTGGGCCGCAACGGCTGCCAGCCGCAGGAGTGGCCGGACCTGGTGGACGCCGCGCTGCGGGCCGAGGCCGAGGGCCTGCTCCAGGTGGTCGGCGTCTGGTCGCACTTCGCCGCCGCCGACGAGCCCGGCCACCCGTCCGTCCAGGCCCAGCAGGACGCCTTCGCCTCGATGCTGGCGTACGCCGAGCGGGCCGGGGTGCGCCCCGAGGTGCGGCACCTGGCCAACTCACCGGCCACCCTGCTGCTCCCCGAGTCCCACTACGACCTGGTGCGCACCGGCCTGGCCATGTACGGCGTGTCGCCGGTGCCCGAGCTGGGCGCCCCCGCGGACTTCGGGCTGCGCCCGGTGATGTCGCTCAGCGCCCGGCTCGCCCTGGTCAAGCAGGTCCCCGGCGGACACGGCGTCAGCTACGGCCACCAGTACCACACCCCGGGGGAGACCACGCTCGGCCTGGTCCCGGTCGGCTACGCCGACGGCATCCCGCGGCACGCCAGCGGCACCGGGCCGGTCCAGATCGCCGGCAAGTGGCGCACGGTGGCCGGGCGGGTCGCGATGGACCAGTTCGTGGTGGACCTGGGCGGCGACACCCCGCCGGTCGGCGAGGAGGTGCTGCTCTTCGGCAGCGGCGAGCGCGGCGAGCCGACCGCCGAGGACTGGGCCCGGGCCAGCGGGACCATCGCGTACGAGATCGTCACCCGGATCGGCGCCCGGGTGCCGCGCCGCTACCTGGGCGGGACCGGAGCGCTCGGGTGA
- a CDS encoding holo-ACP synthase codes for MIIGVGIDVASIDRFAEALLRTPALGERLFTAAERLLPSGQQRSVASLAARFAAKEALAKALGAPGGLEWHHAEVRSEASGRPILHVTGTVAERAAQLGVRSWHLSLSHDAGVASAVVIAEG; via the coding sequence GTGATCATCGGAGTAGGTATCGACGTCGCCTCGATCGACCGCTTCGCCGAGGCCCTGCTGCGTACGCCGGCCCTGGGCGAGCGTCTCTTCACCGCGGCCGAGCGCCTGCTGCCTTCGGGCCAGCAGCGCTCGGTCGCCTCGTTGGCGGCCCGCTTCGCGGCCAAGGAGGCGCTGGCCAAGGCGCTCGGCGCGCCCGGCGGCCTGGAGTGGCACCACGCCGAGGTGCGCAGCGAGGCCTCGGGCCGCCCGATCCTGCACGTCACCGGCACGGTGGCGGAGCGCGCGGCGCAGCTCGGGGTGCGGTCCTGGCACCTGTCGCTGAGTCACGACGCCGGTGTGGCCTCGGCGGTGGTCATCGCCGAGGGGTAG
- the tsaE gene encoding tRNA (adenosine(37)-N6)-threonylcarbamoyltransferase complex ATPase subunit type 1 TsaE, which produces MGAHTTVTVPTPELMTGLGRRLAAVLRPGDLVLLSGELGAGKTTLTRGLGEGLGVRGAVTSPTFVIARVHPSLTGGPALVHVDAYRLGGGLEEMEDLDLDVSLPESVVVVEWGEGKVEQLSADRLEVRIERALGGVEPTSDDPRLVTLTGLGGRWDGVDLAALEG; this is translated from the coding sequence ATGGGCGCCCACACCACTGTCACCGTCCCCACCCCCGAGCTGATGACCGGGCTCGGCCGACGGCTGGCCGCGGTGTTGCGGCCCGGGGATCTGGTGCTGCTCTCCGGGGAGTTGGGGGCCGGCAAGACCACCCTCACCCGCGGGCTCGGGGAGGGGCTCGGGGTTCGCGGGGCGGTGACCTCGCCGACCTTCGTGATCGCGCGGGTGCACCCCTCGCTGACCGGCGGGCCCGCGCTGGTCCACGTGGACGCCTACCGGCTGGGCGGTGGGCTGGAGGAGATGGAGGACCTCGACCTGGACGTCTCGCTGCCGGAGTCGGTGGTGGTGGTCGAGTGGGGGGAGGGCAAGGTCGAGCAGCTCTCGGCGGACCGCCTGGAGGTGCGGATCGAGCGCGCCCTGGGCGGCGTGGAGCCGACGTCGGACGATCCGCGCCTGGTCACCCTGACCGGCCTCGGTGGCCGCTGGGACGGGGTCGACCTGGCCGCGCTGGAGGGCTGA